One window from the genome of Grus americana isolate bGruAme1 chromosome 2, bGruAme1.mat, whole genome shotgun sequence encodes:
- the LOC129202904 gene encoding 5-beta-cholestane-3-alpha,7-alpha-diol 12-alpha-hydroxylase: MALWVILLCTLMATLLSGLYLLGVFRRRGPDEPPLDKGTIPWLGYVLDFRKDSSGFLKRMQRKHGDIFTVLIGGYYFTFVMDPFCFGAIVKESRSKLDFRSFASKLVLQVFGYKPMEANHSIIHASSTKHLMGDGLTVMIQATMENFQKLMFFNMSSGEDKRVWQEDGLFHYCYNIVFRAGYLALYGTEPHQGADNKEKANEQDRIHSNQLFHEFRKYDRLFPRLAYAVLPPKDKIEAERLKRLFWSMLSVKKSWQKDNISGWISDQDQLLAENGTPEYMRDRFMFMLLWASQGNTGPTAFWLLLYLMKHPEAMKAVKEEVDKVSRENGQEVKPGSPPMNITRDMLNQTPFLDSALEETLRLVAAPILVRAVLEDTSLKMSSGAEYTLRKGDRVALFPHISVQMNPEIHPDPHEFKYDRFVNPDGTKKDFYKNGKRLKYFNMPWGAGVSICPGRFFAAAEIKLFVFLMLSYYDLELVNKEEEIPVIDISRWGFGTMQPVRDVRFRYRPRF, from the coding sequence ATGGCACTCTGGGTGATTCTCCTCTGTACCTTGATGGCAACGCTGCTCAGTGGACTCTACCTCCTGGGCGTGTTTCGGAGACGGGGACCCGATGAGCCACCTCTGGACAAAGGTACCATTCCCTGGCTGGGTTACGTGCTGGATTTCAGAAAGGACAGTTCAGGGTTTCTAAAAAGGATGCAGAGAAAACACGGGGATATTTTCACGGTGCTGATTGGAGGCTATTACTTCACCTTTGTGATGGACCCCTTCTGCTTTGGAGCCATCGTGAAGGAATCACGATCTAAACTAGACTTTAGGAGTTTTGCATCTAAACTGGTCCTGCAGGTTTTTGGCTACAAGCCCATGGAAGCCAACCATAGCATAATCCACGCATCGAGCACGAAGCATCTGATGGGAGATGGACTCACTGTCATGATACAGGCCACCATGGAGAACTTTCAGAAGCTGATGTTTTTCAATATGAGCTCAGGAGAGGACAAGCGAGTGTGGCAAGAGGATGGCCTCTTCCACTACTGCTACAACATCGTCTTCAGAGCCGGGTACCTGGCTCTGTATGGCACTGAGCCACACCAAGGGGCAGATAACAAGGAGAAAGCTAATGAGCAAGATCGCATCCACTCCAACCAGCTTTTCCATGAGTTTCGGAAGTACGACCGTCTCTTCCCTCGCCTGGCCTATGCCGTGTTGCCTCCCAAGGACAAAATAGAAGCTGAACGGCTTAAGAGGCTCTTCTGGAGCATGCTGTCTGTGAAGAAGAGCTGGCAGAAGGACAATATCAGTGGGTGGATAAGTGATCAAGACCAACTTCTGGCAGAAAACGGTACCCCCGAGTACATGCGAGATCGTTTCATGTTTATGCTCCTCTGGGCATCCCAAGGCAATACGGGCCCAACTGCCTTCTGGCTCCTCTTGTATCTAATGAAACATCCAGAAGCTATGAAGGCTGTGAAGGAAGAGGTGGATAAAGTCTCAAGGGAGAATGGCCAGGAAGTGAAACCAGGGAGCCCACCAATGAACATCACTAGGGACATGTTAAACCAGACCCCTTTTCTGGACAGTGCTCTGGAGGAGACCCTGAGGCTGGTTGCAGCCCCAATACTGGTCAGAGCGGTCCTGGAGGACACCAGCCTTAAGATGAGCAGCGGGGCAGAGTACACCCTCCGCAAAGGAGACAGGGTGGCTCTGTTCCCACACATCTCTGTGCAGATGAACCCAGAAATCCACCCTGACCCTCACGAATTTAAGTACGACCGCTTCGTGAACCCAGACGGCACCAAGAAAGATTTCtacaaaaatgggaaaaggCTGAAATACTTCAACATGCCTTGGGGGGCAGGCGTATCCATCTGTCCCGGGCgcttctttgctgctgctgaaattaaACTGTTTGTGTTCTTGATGCTGAGTTACTATGACCTGGAGCTGGTCAACAAAGAAGAGGAGATCCCAGTGATAGACATCAGCCGCTGGGGATTCGGGACGATGCAGCCTGTTCGCGACGTTCGGTTCAGATACCGGCCACGCTTTTAA